In the genome of Cellvibrio sp. KY-YJ-3, one region contains:
- a CDS encoding thermostable hemolysin: MKDLSLGLPINSDHLAEHSTSQWHMPRLPQIRIPRFGLQTLASPERAAVEAYIHARFSAVHGAEVTHFLPNLISLRCGGEYSAAVGLAPASSGKLFAEQYLAAPIEQVISHKLGVPVAREQIVEVGNLVSTWKGSSLLLFIVIGEVLERLGYHYVLFTGTREVKALLARLRYSPMVLADADPSVLPDGGASWGTYYNNQPQVMFGDNRPAMMAARKNPMYRATVAAISRPIEKICAQFLLANESCATKSSIELSTSLEQNDE; encoded by the coding sequence ATGAAAGACTTGTCTCTTGGTTTGCCAATAAACAGCGATCACTTGGCTGAACACAGCACCAGTCAGTGGCATATGCCGCGCTTGCCGCAAATCAGAATTCCCCGCTTTGGTCTACAAACCCTTGCTTCGCCTGAGCGTGCAGCGGTGGAGGCTTATATTCATGCGCGTTTTTCGGCAGTACATGGCGCCGAGGTTACTCACTTCCTGCCCAACCTCATCAGCCTGCGTTGTGGTGGTGAATATTCGGCGGCGGTGGGCTTGGCACCGGCAAGCAGTGGCAAGTTGTTTGCGGAGCAGTATTTGGCAGCGCCTATCGAGCAGGTGATTAGCCATAAACTCGGCGTGCCGGTAGCGCGCGAGCAAATCGTGGAGGTTGGCAACTTGGTTTCCACCTGGAAGGGCAGCAGTTTGTTGCTGTTTATTGTGATTGGTGAAGTGCTGGAGCGTTTGGGTTATCACTATGTATTGTTTACCGGCACCCGCGAAGTAAAAGCGCTACTCGCGCGTTTGCGCTATTCGCCCATGGTATTGGCCGATGCGGATCCGAGTGTGTTGCCCGATGGCGGCGCCAGTTGGGGCACTTACTACAACAATCAGCCGCAAGTGATGTTTGGTGATAATCGCCCGGCGATGATGGCCGCGCGCAAAAACCCGATGTACCGCGCGACCGTTGCCGCCATCAGTCGTCCGATTGAAAAAATTTGCGCACAGTTTCTATTAGCAAATGAAAGTTGTGCGACGAAAAGTTCAATCGAGCTGAGCACTTCACTGGAGCAGAATGATGAATAA
- a CDS encoding spermidine synthase, with protein MKLKFLLTGASAMPEGKIVHSTSDTYGNILVVDYPRYRVLSFDSIYEQSGFYLEKPHAVVHEYIRIMMLVLGFMQPRHATLLGLGGGSLLRSLHHYLSHCDFHVVELRSKVYDIARDYFDIPDDERVWVSIEDAGLQIQSSKNASTDIIFADLYDAYHMSPVQAQKQFAQQCCRTLTKHGWLVINFHRLPEPGSAFFIALTEHFSTLLVCSGEFGNHILFAGKSTSVDYDGAPGKLKKMEKILNETFMPLFHRLKPVAI; from the coding sequence ATGAAACTGAAATTTTTGCTCACAGGTGCTTCCGCTATGCCAGAAGGAAAAATAGTCCACAGCACCAGCGATACCTACGGCAATATTTTGGTAGTGGATTACCCGCGTTATCGGGTACTCAGTTTTGATTCCATTTATGAACAAAGTGGTTTTTATTTGGAAAAACCCCATGCTGTAGTGCATGAATATATTCGCATTATGATGCTGGTATTGGGGTTTATGCAGCCGCGCCACGCTACTTTATTGGGTTTAGGCGGTGGCAGTTTGTTGCGCAGCCTGCATCACTATTTATCGCACTGCGATTTTCATGTGGTGGAATTACGCTCCAAGGTGTACGACATAGCGCGCGATTATTTTGATATTCCCGACGATGAACGGGTGTGGGTGTCTATTGAAGATGCCGGACTGCAAATACAGTCCAGTAAAAATGCCAGTACCGATATTATTTTTGCCGACCTCTACGATGCTTATCATATGAGTCCGGTTCAGGCGCAGAAACAATTCGCCCAACAATGTTGTCGCACGCTCACTAAACATGGTTGGCTGGTAATTAACTTCCATCGCCTTCCTGAGCCTGGTTCCGCGTTTTTTATTGCGTTGACTGAACACTTCTCCACGCTGTTAGTGTGTTCTGGCGAGTTCGGCAATCACATTTTATTTGCCGGCAAATCAACCTCGGTCGATTACGATGGCGCGCCGGGTAAGTTGAAAAAAATGGAAAAAATCCTCAACGAAACCTTTATGCCGCTGTTTCACCGGCTTAAACCTGTCGCTATTTAG
- a CDS encoding ribbon-helix-helix protein, CopG family, which yields MEQKTARLTVLIDPTKKDAFEQLCAEQDVTPSQVVRQLIREYLDKHGVSYANQPSNGAANSK from the coding sequence ATGGAACAGAAAACCGCGCGTTTGACTGTGTTGATAGACCCAACCAAAAAAGATGCCTTTGAACAACTGTGCGCCGAGCAGGATGTGACGCCCTCGCAAGTAGTGCGGCAACTGATTCGCGAATATCTGGACAAGCATGGCGTTAGCTACGCCAATCAACCGTCCAATGGCGCGGCTAACAGCAAATAA
- a CDS encoding zinc ribbon domain-containing protein YjdM, with translation MSQLPPCPKCNSEYTYEDGGLLICPECAHEWSKEAVAAGVAEETLIVRDANGNQLNDGDYVTVIKDLKIKGSSSVVKVGTKVKINRLVDGDHDIDCKIDGIGAMMLKSEFVKKA, from the coding sequence ATGAGCCAGCTCCCACCCTGCCCCAAATGCAACTCCGAATATACCTATGAGGATGGCGGCCTGTTAATTTGCCCGGAGTGCGCGCACGAGTGGTCGAAAGAGGCAGTAGCAGCGGGCGTAGCTGAAGAAACCTTGATCGTGCGCGATGCCAATGGCAATCAGCTGAACGATGGCGATTACGTGACCGTCATTAAGGATTTGAAAATCAAAGGATCATCGTCGGTGGTAAAAGTCGGCACCAAGGTAAAAATTAATCGCCTGGTGGATGGCGATCACGACATCGACTGCAAAATCGACGGCATTGGCGCGATGATGTTGAAATCGGAATTTGTGAAGAAGGCTTAG
- a CDS encoding ABC-F family ATPase, translating to MISTANITMQFGAKPLFENVSVKFNNSNRYGLIGANGCGKSTFMKILGGDLDPSGGQVMLEPNVRLGKLKQDQFAYEEFSVVDTVIMGHTELWAVKAERDRIYALPEMSEDDGMRVAELEVAFAEMDGYTAESRAGELLLGLDIPIEQHFGPMSAVAPGWKLRVLLAQALFADPDVLLLDEPTNNLDINTIRWLEGMLTQRNSTIIIISHDRHFLNSVCTHMADLDYGELRVYPGNYDDYMMASTQAREKLLNENAKKKAQIAELQTFVSRFSANASKAKQATSRAKQIDKIQLDDVKPSSRVSPYIKFTQNKKLHRQAVTLEAVSKAYDRPLFTDLSLQVEAGERIAIIGPNGAGKTTLLRCLYGDLQPDAGTVKWAEQAEIGYFAQDHAADFSYDTNLFDWMKQWTKGDEQLVRGALGRMLFSNDDVKKNVKVLSGGEKGRMLFGKLSLINPNVLLMDEPTNHLDMESIEALNLALENYPGTLVFVSHDREFVSSLATRIIDMQPSGLIDFHGNYEDYLRSQGIYTM from the coding sequence TTGATCTCCACCGCCAATATCACCATGCAATTTGGTGCCAAACCGCTTTTTGAAAATGTTTCGGTCAAATTTAATAACAGCAACCGCTATGGCCTGATCGGCGCCAATGGCTGCGGTAAATCCACCTTTATGAAAATTTTGGGTGGCGACTTGGACCCCTCCGGTGGTCAAGTGATGCTGGAACCCAACGTGCGTTTGGGTAAATTGAAACAGGATCAATTCGCCTATGAGGAATTCTCGGTGGTGGATACGGTGATCATGGGCCACACCGAACTCTGGGCGGTAAAAGCCGAACGTGACCGCATTTACGCCCTGCCGGAAATGAGCGAAGACGACGGCATGCGCGTGGCGGAATTGGAGGTGGCTTTTGCCGAAATGGACGGCTACACCGCCGAGTCCCGCGCCGGTGAATTGCTGCTCGGCCTGGATATTCCTATCGAACAACATTTTGGCCCCATGAGCGCGGTGGCACCGGGCTGGAAACTGCGGGTGTTATTGGCGCAAGCATTGTTTGCTGATCCCGATGTGCTCTTGCTCGATGAGCCGACCAACAACCTCGATATCAATACCATTCGCTGGTTGGAAGGCATGCTCACCCAGCGCAATAGCACCATTATTATCATTTCGCACGACCGTCACTTTTTGAACTCGGTGTGCACCCACATGGCGGACTTAGACTACGGCGAGCTGCGCGTTTACCCCGGTAACTACGACGACTACATGATGGCGTCCACCCAGGCGCGCGAAAAGTTGTTGAACGAAAACGCCAAGAAAAAAGCACAAATAGCCGAGCTGCAAACCTTTGTGAGCCGCTTCTCGGCTAACGCTTCCAAAGCCAAACAGGCCACCTCGCGCGCCAAACAAATCGACAAAATTCAGTTGGATGACGTTAAGCCCTCCAGCCGTGTGAGTCCCTACATCAAATTTACCCAGAACAAAAAGTTGCATCGCCAGGCAGTAACCCTGGAAGCGGTAAGTAAAGCTTACGACCGCCCACTGTTTACCGATTTGAGCTTGCAAGTAGAAGCGGGTGAGCGCATCGCGATTATCGGCCCCAACGGCGCCGGTAAAACCACCTTGCTGCGCTGTTTGTATGGCGATTTGCAGCCGGACGCGGGCACAGTGAAATGGGCTGAGCAAGCGGAAATTGGTTATTTTGCGCAGGATCACGCGGCAGATTTTTCTTACGACACCAACCTGTTTGATTGGATGAAACAGTGGACCAAAGGCGACGAGCAATTAGTGCGCGGCGCTCTCGGTCGTATGTTGTTTTCCAACGATGACGTGAAGAAAAACGTAAAAGTATTATCCGGTGGTGAAAAAGGCCGCATGCTGTTTGGCAAGCTCAGCCTGATCAACCCCAATGTATTGTTGATGGACGAACCCACCAACCACTTGGATATGGAATCCATCGAGGCATTAAACCTCGCGCTGGAAAATTACCCCGGCACACTGGTTTTTGTCAGCCACGACCGCGAATTTGTATCCTCGCTCGCGACCCGTATTATCGATATGCAACCCAGCGGTCTTATCGATTTCCACGGCAACTACGAGGATTACCTGCGCAGTCAGGGTATTTACACAATGTAG
- a CDS encoding phosphate ABC transporter substrate-binding protein, whose translation MKKWLGSLIAVAALSLPALCVAEVAVIVHPSAGIESLTEDDIARLFLGKSKSFPGGAQAVPINQNEGSAVREKFNETVCKKNASQYKAYWSQLVFTGKGTPPKDGGDDAGVKALVAANTNMIGYVDASVVDASVKVVFKVP comes from the coding sequence ATGAAAAAATGGTTAGGTTCTCTTATCGCGGTTGCGGCCTTGTCACTGCCTGCACTTTGTGTGGCGGAAGTCGCGGTTATAGTGCACCCCTCGGCGGGTATTGAAAGCCTCACCGAGGATGATATTGCACGCTTGTTCCTCGGCAAAAGCAAAAGTTTTCCCGGTGGTGCGCAAGCCGTGCCCATTAATCAGAACGAAGGTTCAGCGGTGCGGGAAAAATTCAATGAGACGGTCTGTAAAAAAAATGCCAGCCAATACAAAGCCTATTGGTCGCAGTTGGTGTTTACCGGCAAGGGCACTCCGCCCAAAGACGGTGGTGATGATGCCGGCGTAAAAGCCTTGGTTGCCGCCAATACCAACATGATTGGTTATGTGGATGCCAGCGTGGTGGATGCCTCAGTAAAAGTGGTGTTCAAAGTGCCCTAA
- a CDS encoding porin, with product MRKHSSARKKNTLALAILFAAAVPCSQAAELNFSGFLSVGGGMVDDDFDSGGNYGGYEEDLTFDRSLLGLQVTGQVNEKVSATAQLIARKNDSYEVNAEWAYLTWQATDSIKLRAGRLRTPFYIYSDFLDVGYSYGWITPPQEVYYLPFNNVDGIDLYATQTLGIFDTSVQVYFGSFDDEFNFDGVTSDAQTRNQMGIAATLGKDWWNLRAAYHEADLSVDVTGAALMPGLTLGQFIGSIPASFSFVGPRILVEEEKATFAQIGFTIDTGRFVAAAEHVEFEPENSMLAKNIREYVMVGVRTGDWLFHVTAAQSKDEAVNLVEGIPVAQQTAQLIGTLNAIAAAQADERDVISLGTRWDVASGVALKLQIDDVDDKVRGDQKVYSVAVQTVF from the coding sequence ATGAGAAAACACAGTTCGGCTCGTAAAAAAAATACACTCGCGCTCGCCATATTATTCGCAGCGGCAGTGCCTTGCAGTCAGGCGGCGGAACTTAATTTTTCCGGCTTTTTATCCGTGGGCGGCGGTATGGTCGATGACGACTTTGACTCTGGCGGCAATTACGGTGGCTACGAGGAAGACCTCACCTTCGATCGCAGCTTGCTGGGGTTGCAAGTTACGGGGCAAGTCAATGAAAAAGTGTCAGCCACAGCGCAATTAATCGCGCGCAAAAATGACAGCTACGAAGTGAATGCGGAGTGGGCCTATTTAACCTGGCAGGCAACCGACAGTATTAAACTCCGCGCCGGCCGTTTGCGCACCCCGTTTTATATTTACTCCGATTTTCTTGACGTGGGTTACAGCTATGGGTGGATAACACCGCCGCAAGAAGTGTATTACTTACCGTTCAATAATGTGGATGGCATCGACCTCTATGCCACCCAAACACTGGGAATTTTTGATACCAGCGTACAAGTGTATTTTGGCAGTTTTGATGACGAATTTAATTTTGATGGCGTAACCAGCGATGCCCAAACCCGCAATCAAATGGGGATCGCGGCAACGCTGGGTAAAGATTGGTGGAATTTGCGCGCGGCGTACCACGAAGCGGATTTAAGTGTGGATGTGACCGGTGCGGCCCTGATGCCTGGTTTAACCTTGGGGCAGTTTATCGGCAGCATTCCTGCGTCCTTCAGTTTTGTCGGCCCGCGCATATTAGTGGAGGAGGAAAAGGCCACCTTTGCGCAAATTGGTTTCACTATCGACACCGGGCGTTTTGTGGCAGCAGCAGAGCATGTGGAGTTTGAGCCGGAAAATTCCATGCTCGCCAAAAATATTCGCGAGTATGTGATGGTGGGAGTGCGCACGGGCGACTGGTTATTCCATGTAACGGCCGCACAATCCAAAGACGAAGCGGTGAATTTAGTGGAGGGAATTCCTGTTGCACAACAAACGGCACAATTGATTGGCACACTCAATGCGATTGCCGCTGCGCAAGCGGATGAGCGCGATGTAATTTCATTGGGAACTCGTTGGGATGTCGCCTCGGGTGTTGCACTTAAATTACAGATTGACGATGTAGACGATAAGGTGCGTGGCGACCAAAAAGTCTATTCCGTTGCTGTGCAAACCGTATTCTAG
- a CDS encoding methyl-accepting chemotaxis protein — protein MLRLTIAKKLMLLVSIALLGFVVSQVYSMWVERANSSRLADVEQRIYPTLELTTINLGSLLLMEQQINSSVTTGDAQVLQETAAHYEEIRKNLAQLSSLSSDLSAQVKGIDAQLEAWYTTATRIAQSFINNTVDFEKVGVEAAANAERLQKLRDSLATMKSETAKRFNESISETVSASQNAAHIALLIAICAVIALVIISLFISRSITSSINEVTVSLKEMSSGEGDLTKRIHYAGHDEILYLVKYFNAFVEKLHGAFGNVSNDVGALAQVASRLTNSSSQNLVRINDQAGAIAAMRSSIDDLLQTVNEIAEFAGNASAQAQDASSAAARGKETLATNVATISTLAEEVRSAANVVNRFEEFSADVGKLLNTIQNVADQTNLLALNAAIEAARAGEHGRGFAVVADEVRGLAVRTRQATEEIHKVIGELRAVSASAVTAMQGSVVRANRGVEATTASGEVLNSILNNVDIISSINEKIAAATQEQTVTFAQVSEHVNGIYHNTQLVTTSTNELDEVSRDIDHISHELHKVASQFRV, from the coding sequence ATGCTTCGCTTGACCATTGCCAAAAAGCTGATGCTCTTAGTCAGTATCGCGCTGCTTGGGTTTGTTGTTAGTCAGGTTTATTCCATGTGGGTTGAGCGCGCCAATAGCAGCCGTTTGGCGGATGTAGAACAACGTATTTATCCCACACTTGAATTAACCACTATTAATCTCGGTTCGCTGTTGCTGATGGAACAACAAATTAATAGTTCGGTAACCACCGGTGATGCGCAGGTGTTGCAAGAAACTGCGGCGCACTATGAGGAAATCCGTAAAAATCTTGCGCAATTATCCAGCCTTAGCAGTGACCTTTCCGCGCAGGTGAAGGGGATTGATGCGCAATTGGAAGCCTGGTACACCACCGCAACACGTATCGCACAAAGTTTTATCAATAACACCGTGGATTTTGAAAAAGTAGGTGTGGAGGCCGCCGCCAACGCCGAGCGTTTGCAAAAGCTGCGCGACTCACTTGCCACCATGAAAAGTGAAACGGCCAAACGCTTCAATGAATCCATTAGCGAAACAGTTTCCGCTTCACAAAACGCTGCGCATATCGCACTGCTGATTGCAATTTGCGCGGTGATTGCGTTGGTAATTATCAGTTTATTTATCAGCCGTTCAATTACGTCCAGCATCAATGAAGTGACCGTGTCGTTAAAAGAAATGTCATCAGGCGAGGGCGATTTAACCAAGCGTATCCATTACGCCGGGCACGATGAAATTTTATATTTGGTGAAATATTTCAACGCATTTGTAGAAAAACTACACGGTGCATTTGGCAATGTCAGTAACGATGTGGGTGCGCTCGCGCAAGTCGCTTCGCGGCTCACCAATTCCAGCAGTCAAAATTTAGTGCGCATTAATGATCAGGCTGGCGCGATTGCGGCGATGCGCTCCTCGATTGACGATCTCTTACAAACCGTAAATGAAATTGCCGAGTTTGCAGGCAATGCGTCAGCGCAAGCGCAGGATGCCAGCTCGGCTGCAGCGCGCGGCAAAGAAACCCTGGCGACCAACGTGGCGACTATTAGCACCTTGGCAGAGGAGGTGCGCAGTGCAGCAAATGTGGTGAATCGCTTTGAAGAGTTTTCGGCTGATGTGGGGAAATTATTAAATACGATTCAAAACGTTGCCGATCAAACCAATTTGCTCGCACTCAATGCGGCGATTGAAGCGGCGCGCGCTGGCGAGCACGGGCGCGGCTTTGCGGTAGTGGCAGACGAAGTGCGCGGGCTGGCGGTGCGCACACGCCAGGCGACCGAAGAAATTCATAAAGTGATTGGCGAGCTACGGGCAGTATCGGCCAGTGCAGTGACTGCCATGCAGGGCAGTGTGGTGCGCGCTAATCGCGGTGTGGAGGCAACCACTGCCTCGGGTGAAGTGTTGAATTCTATTTTAAATAATGTGGACATTATCAGCAGCATCAACGAAAAAATTGCCGCCGCGACTCAGGAGCAAACAGTTACCTTTGCGCAGGTTTCCGAGCATGTGAATGGTATTTATCACAATACCCAACTGGTCACTACCAGCACTAATGAGCTGGATGAAGTGAGCCGCGATATAGATCACATCAGCCATGAGCTGCATAAGGTTGCCAGTCAATTTCGCGTTTAA
- a CDS encoding RNA polymerase sigma factor, giving the protein MSLSDQELIARVVSRRDQHAFAQLVLRYQSALRIWARRLCNGDTHLADDLAQETFMKAYAALGAFRAEAKFSTWLYRIAFNIAANRWRAKKIEWCELDGNEEIEAEQCSVKQFHAQRDVEAAMQTLSAGQQLALRLCYEDGFSHEEAASIMGIPLGTVKTHIARGKAKLQTLLASWQDALPH; this is encoded by the coding sequence ATGTCCCTTTCCGATCAGGAATTAATTGCGCGGGTGGTAAGCCGCCGGGACCAGCATGCCTTTGCGCAGCTGGTCCTGCGCTACCAGTCGGCACTGCGTATTTGGGCGCGGCGCTTGTGCAACGGCGATACCCACCTCGCCGATGACCTGGCGCAAGAGACCTTTATGAAGGCCTATGCTGCGCTCGGTGCGTTCCGCGCGGAAGCCAAGTTCTCCACTTGGCTGTATCGCATCGCCTTTAATATTGCGGCCAACCGCTGGCGCGCCAAAAAAATTGAATGGTGTGAACTCGACGGGAACGAAGAGATCGAAGCAGAACAGTGCAGTGTTAAACAGTTTCATGCTCAAAGAGACGTGGAGGCAGCCATGCAAACCTTGAGCGCCGGGCAGCAATTGGCACTGCGCCTCTGTTACGAAGACGGCTTTTCCCACGAGGAGGCGGCGAGTATCATGGGTATTCCACTCGGTACGGTAAAAACCCACATAGCGCGCGGCAAAGCCAAACTGCAAACCCTGCTGGCATCCTGGCAGGATGCGCTGCCGCACTAA
- a CDS encoding DUF6249 domain-containing protein, with product MTLLPRFSRHLLGALGLALVGCLPLAHAISAQAAELEGTPVPIESADTGAADAIAPASSAAAPDAQPAPIAAPAPIASPAHEPPDHHRHGDWEREFEMGLKHAFGEGHDDEANYKGAFELAMLIPILAVIFIFGGPIFLVALLIVQRYRARAVRQQSINSNIDKLLAAGRDIPVELLRGDEPKGADDNSNRSKGIRNICLGAGWAIFLTILAGIDIGAIGFIWIALGISQVLIWYLNQPKAGQPLAPQVEQQD from the coding sequence ATGACATTACTTCCACGCTTCTCCCGTCACCTATTGGGTGCACTTGGTCTGGCGCTTGTCGGCTGTTTGCCGTTGGCGCACGCCATTTCAGCCCAGGCTGCGGAATTGGAAGGCACCCCGGTGCCGATTGAATCGGCCGACACTGGTGCCGCAGATGCAATTGCACCTGCCTCAAGCGCCGCTGCGCCAGATGCACAACCTGCCCCCATCGCCGCACCTGCGCCGATTGCATCTCCTGCTCACGAACCTCCAGATCACCATCGTCACGGCGATTGGGAGCGCGAATTTGAAATGGGCCTCAAACATGCCTTTGGTGAAGGTCATGATGACGAAGCAAATTACAAAGGCGCGTTTGAGCTGGCAATGTTGATCCCGATTCTGGCGGTGATTTTTATTTTCGGCGGGCCGATTTTCCTGGTCGCCTTATTGATTGTGCAGCGCTATCGCGCCAGAGCGGTGCGCCAGCAGAGCATCAATTCCAATATCGACAAGTTGCTCGCCGCCGGGCGCGATATTCCGGTGGAGTTGCTGCGCGGCGACGAACCTAAGGGGGCCGACGACAATAGCAATCGCAGCAAGGGCATCCGCAATATTTGCCTCGGTGCTGGCTGGGCGATTTTCCTGACTATCCTCGCCGGTATTGATATAGGCGCAATTGGTTTTATCTGGATTGCGCTGGGCATATCCCAAGTGCTGATTTGGTACCTCAACCAGCCCAAAGCCGGGCAGCCGCTTGCACCACAGGTTGAGCAGCAGGACTAA
- the mrcB gene encoding penicillin-binding protein 1B: protein MTKRRTNNRRTKSTPRAPRTGWALVRIWILYATLLLVALLGIWTLYLDSVVRAKFEGKKWSLPARVYARPLELYVGQSLTPGLFEQELRALGYRFEGSINAPGQVVKKVSATSSEVTYHIHSRGFDFWDKKEPAHKFMLRVANGSVQGLIDLAGADLPLVRLEPEEIGGFYPADKEDRLLVRLADLPPLLGETLLAVEDKHFLDHHGVSPLAILRAAWVNASSGGVVQGGSTITQQLVKNFYLTNEQSLLRRKIPEAIMAVLLEVHYSKSEILETYINEVFLGQSGARSINGFALGAQHYFRQPLRELEVHELALLVGLVKGASYYNPWRNPERAKARRNVVLGVMKEEGLIDEQQLKRAQAAPLGIVAEGESRSTTYPAFMELVKRQLNEDYNEADLRSEGLRIFTSLSPMVQRQAERAMTTRLPDLEKRFNTKGVQASMVVTSVGGGEILALLGDRDPRFTGFNRALDAKRQIGSLMKPFVFLAALEQPHKYNLATTVSDAPVSYKSGGKWWAPQNADKKDHGDIPFYKALAFSYNQATARLGMTLGLDTVADVVKRAGYEGKVPALPAMLLGSIEMSPLEVAGIYHTLAADGVYTPLNAIREVLAADGKPLKRYPLELEQRFAAETSFQLQYAMQRTMREGTGRSAYNQLPASLEVAGKTGTTNDQRDSWFAGYSGEHLAVVWLGRDDNSATPLSGAGGALQVWAEFMKQLPSQSLPQEPPPGVSFDWLDGATGKLSAEGCIGALWLPLRDDARPQQSADCLLPNSNNPVKNFWQRLVN, encoded by the coding sequence ATGACCAAACGTCGCACTAATAACCGTCGCACTAAATCCACCCCTCGCGCACCACGCACTGGCTGGGCGCTGGTACGCATCTGGATTCTTTACGCCACGCTGCTGTTGGTAGCGTTGTTGGGCATTTGGACGCTGTATTTGGATTCGGTGGTGCGCGCAAAATTTGAAGGTAAAAAATGGTCGCTGCCGGCGCGTGTTTATGCGCGGCCGCTGGAGTTGTACGTTGGCCAGTCACTGACCCCCGGACTGTTTGAACAGGAGCTGCGCGCGCTGGGTTATCGCTTTGAAGGCAGTATTAATGCGCCGGGGCAGGTGGTGAAAAAAGTCAGCGCGACTAGCAGCGAAGTGACTTATCACATTCACAGTCGCGGTTTTGATTTCTGGGATAAAAAAGAGCCGGCGCATAAATTTATGTTGCGCGTCGCCAATGGCAGTGTGCAGGGTTTGATTGATTTGGCGGGCGCAGATTTGCCGCTGGTACGGTTGGAGCCGGAAGAAATTGGCGGTTTTTATCCCGCCGATAAAGAGGATCGCTTGTTGGTGCGTCTGGCAGATTTGCCGCCGCTGCTCGGCGAAACCTTGTTGGCCGTGGAGGACAAACATTTTCTCGACCACCACGGTGTATCACCCTTGGCGATTTTGCGCGCGGCTTGGGTAAATGCATCGAGCGGTGGTGTAGTACAGGGCGGCAGTACCATCACCCAGCAGTTGGTGAAAAACTTCTACCTCACCAATGAGCAGAGTTTGCTGCGGCGTAAAATTCCCGAAGCGATTATGGCGGTCTTGCTGGAAGTGCATTACAGCAAATCCGAAATTCTGGAGACCTACATCAACGAAGTGTTTTTAGGTCAGAGCGGCGCGCGTTCGATTAACGGTTTTGCCCTGGGGGCGCAGCATTATTTCCGCCAACCGTTGCGTGAGTTGGAGGTTCATGAACTCGCACTCTTGGTGGGCTTGGTGAAAGGTGCCTCCTATTACAACCCCTGGCGCAACCCCGAGCGCGCCAAAGCGCGGCGCAATGTGGTGCTGGGTGTAATGAAAGAGGAGGGGCTGATTGACGAGCAGCAACTCAAGCGCGCGCAGGCAGCACCATTAGGCATAGTCGCCGAAGGGGAATCGCGCAGCACCACCTATCCGGCGTTTATGGAGTTGGTGAAACGTCAATTGAATGAGGATTACAACGAGGCGGATTTGCGCAGCGAAGGTTTGCGTATTTTTACCAGCTTATCGCCGATGGTGCAGCGTCAAGCCGAGCGCGCTATGACGACCCGTCTGCCGGACTTGGAAAAACGCTTCAACACCAAGGGCGTACAGGCCAGCATGGTGGTGACCTCGGTGGGTGGCGGCGAGATTCTGGCGCTCCTGGGGGATCGCGATCCGCGCTTTACCGGGTTTAACCGCGCGCTGGACGCCAAACGCCAAATCGGTTCCCTGATGAAACCCTTTGTGTTTCTCGCGGCGCTGGAGCAACCGCACAAATACAATTTGGCCACGACAGTCAGTGATGCACCGGTGAGTTACAAATCCGGTGGCAAGTGGTGGGCGCCACAAAATGCCGACAAAAAAGATCACGGCGATATCCCCTTTTATAAAGCGCTGGCATTTTCCTACAACCAGGCAACCGCCCGTTTGGGCATGACGCTGGGGCTGGATACGGTTGCGGATGTGGTAAAGCGCGCAGGTTATGAAGGTAAGGTGCCCGCGCTGCCCGCCATGTTGCTGGGCTCGATTGAAATGTCGCCACTGGAAGTGGCCGGTATTTACCACACCCTGGCGGCTGATGGCGTCTATACCCCGCTCAATGCGATTCGCGAAGTATTGGCGGCCGACGGCAAGCCATTAAAACGTTACCCACTGGAATTAGAGCAGCGTTTTGCTGCCGAGACCAGTTTCCAATTGCAATACGCCATGCAGCGCACCATGCGCGAGGGCACCGGGCGCAGCGCCTACAACCAGTTGCCTGCTAGCCTTGAAGTGGCAGGTAAAACCGGTACTACCAACGATCAGCGCGACAGCTGGTTTGCCGGTTACAGTGGCGAGCATCTGGCGGTGGTCTGGCTGGGGCGCGATGATAATAGTGCAACCCCGCTCAGTGGTGCGGGCGGCGCCTTGCAAGTGTGGGCTGAGTTTATGAAGCAGCTGCCCAGCCAGAGCCTGCCGCAAGAACCGCCACCCGGCGTCAGTTTCGATTGGTTGGATGGCGCCACCGGCAAGCTCAGTGCGGAAGGTTGTATCGGTGCCCTGTGGTTGCCGCTGCGGGATGATGCCCGCCCACAACAATCGGCGGATTGCTTGCTGCCTAACAGCAATAATCCGGTGAAAAACTTCTGGCAGCGGCTGGTCAACTAA